The Epilithonimonas zeae genome contains a region encoding:
- a CDS encoding alpha-amylase, which produces MNGVIIQFFHWYHPGNLWNEFTAKAEELKNLGFTAVWFPPAVKCAGGTDGRGYDVYDLYDLGEFDQRGSSATRYGTKKEYLKAVKKAHDSGLQVYADIVLNHRLGADECEAITVQQVNVENRNEKISEPFEGEAYTKLTFPGRNGKYSEFIWDHQCFSGIDLIKKDNEDKKGIFKIHNGYGTEWNNAVSHEFGNYDYLMGADVEFRNPYVVQELKNWIKWYIETTKIDGLRLDALKHISSDFLKDYIAYIRSDIDRGFFFVGEFWKDKVESLSEFSEKINHSLSLFDVPLHYNFFRASKEKKAYDLTQIFENTLFQQDPVRTVSFVGNHDTQRLQSLESTVEDWFRPIAYAIILLSENSYPCVFYPDLYGAEYCDKDENGKEVVITMPKVGILTELMEARKKFAVGEQVNYFDHPNCIAWVRKGKYDNGGCVVIISNNDEGYKDIEFGKENAGKKYIDFLQVRSDMITLDENGAGRFWVDPLSVSVWVRN; this is translated from the coding sequence ATGAATGGGGTAATTATTCAGTTTTTCCATTGGTATCATCCCGGTAATCTTTGGAACGAATTTACAGCGAAGGCGGAAGAATTAAAAAACCTTGGCTTTACAGCGGTCTGGTTTCCTCCGGCGGTAAAATGTGCGGGAGGGACTGATGGAAGGGGCTATGATGTCTATGATCTCTATGACCTTGGTGAATTTGATCAGAGAGGAAGTTCCGCCACAAGGTACGGGACGAAAAAGGAATATCTGAAAGCTGTTAAGAAAGCTCATGATTCTGGACTTCAGGTCTATGCGGATATTGTCCTTAACCACCGCCTAGGAGCGGATGAATGTGAAGCCATAACCGTCCAGCAGGTCAACGTCGAGAATAGAAATGAAAAGATCAGCGAACCCTTTGAGGGTGAAGCATACACCAAGTTGACATTTCCTGGCAGAAACGGCAAATATTCTGAATTCATTTGGGATCATCAATGTTTCAGTGGCATAGACCTTATCAAGAAAGATAATGAGGATAAAAAAGGTATTTTCAAAATTCACAATGGATATGGGACAGAGTGGAATAACGCTGTAAGCCATGAGTTCGGCAATTACGATTACCTGATGGGCGCTGATGTCGAATTCCGCAATCCCTATGTTGTCCAAGAACTTAAAAACTGGATCAAATGGTATATTGAAACGACGAAAATTGATGGCCTTCGTCTGGATGCGCTAAAGCATATCTCCAGCGACTTTTTGAAAGATTATATTGCTTATATAAGATCAGACATTGACAGAGGTTTTTTTTTCGTAGGCGAGTTTTGGAAAGATAAAGTGGAATCCTTATCAGAGTTTTCTGAGAAGATCAATCATTCTCTTTCGTTGTTCGATGTTCCGTTGCACTACAATTTTTTCAGGGCCTCCAAAGAAAAAAAGGCGTATGACCTCACGCAAATTTTTGAAAATACATTGTTTCAGCAAGATCCTGTAAGGACGGTCAGCTTTGTAGGAAATCACGACACTCAAAGGCTTCAGTCCTTAGAATCGACGGTCGAGGATTGGTTTCGACCCATTGCTTACGCGATCATTCTGCTTTCCGAAAATTCCTACCCGTGTGTTTTCTATCCTGATCTCTATGGCGCCGAATATTGTGATAAGGATGAGAATGGAAAGGAGGTAGTAATAACGATGCCAAAGGTCGGAATCCTGACAGAACTAATGGAAGCCAGAAAAAAATTTGCTGTTGGCGAACAGGTCAATTATTTTGACCATCCGAATTGCATAGCGTGGGTTAGAAAAGGAAAATATGACAATGGCGGTTGTGTTGTCATCATTTCAAACAATGATGAAGGCTACAAGGACATAGAATTTGGAAAAGAAAATGCTGGAAAAAAATATATTGACTTTTTACAAGTAAGGTCAGACATGATTACACTTGACGAAAACGGTGCTGGTAGATTCTGGGTGGATCCTTTATCTGTAAGTGTCTGGGTCAGGAATTGA
- a CDS encoding SDR family oxidoreductase, translated as MSAPQLKDKVLLISGADSGIGKAVALLFAKEGADIAIIYHSNDKDAENTKLEIEQLGRKVLLFKGDINDAQFCNFTVNRVILEFDKIDILINNAGVQFPADDIAKLEEDNIRSTFNANIIGMILLTKKVFPYLRSGCSIINTTSAVAYQGHKELLDYSATKGAIVSFTRSLALQAKPKGIRVNAVAPGPVATPLTKETFGEEEEDLSRPPLERNASSEEIAPSFLFLATEASSQITGQVLHPNGGLIVNG; from the coding sequence ATGTCCGCTCCACAACTAAAAGATAAAGTTCTTCTAATTTCAGGTGCTGACAGCGGAATTGGGAAAGCTGTAGCATTGCTGTTTGCAAAAGAGGGTGCCGACATTGCGATAATATACCACAGTAATGACAAGGACGCCGAAAATACCAAATTAGAAATAGAACAACTGGGAAGGAAGGTACTTTTGTTCAAGGGGGATATCAATGATGCCCAATTCTGCAATTTCACTGTCAATAGGGTCATTTTAGAATTTGATAAAATAGATATTCTGATCAACAATGCGGGGGTGCAGTTTCCAGCGGACGATATTGCAAAGCTTGAAGAAGACAATATACGGTCCACCTTTAATGCGAATATTATCGGAATGATCTTGCTGACAAAAAAAGTGTTCCCGTATTTGAGATCCGGATGTTCAATTATCAATACCACTTCAGCAGTAGCTTATCAGGGCCACAAAGAATTGCTGGACTATTCAGCAACCAAAGGGGCCATTGTTTCTTTTACAAGATCTTTGGCACTACAGGCAAAACCAAAAGGTATCCGTGTAAATGCAGTGGCTCCCGGTCCGGTCGCAACCCCTCTGACAAAAGAGACTTTCGGTGAAGAGGAGGAAGACCTCAGCAGGCCACCTTTGGAACGGAACGCTTCATCCGAGGAGATCGCACCTAGCTTTTTATTCCTGGCAACGGAAGCATCTTCCCAGATAACAGGGCAGGTTCTGCATCCGAATGGAGGATTGATAGTGAACGGATAA
- a CDS encoding SDR family NAD(P)-dependent oxidoreductase, with the protein METKTNYVLITGATSGIGYELSKLFAKDGYNLIIVSRNHEHLVQKEKELRNYGVDVISIAKNLFQSSDVYSLYAELTLNGISPEILVNDAGQGYYGKFEETDIHREIDIVNLNIISVLILTKLFIKDRIGKGSGKILNLSSIASKAPGPWHSVYHGTKAFIQSWTEGIREELKDTGVTVTALLPGPTDTDFFNKASMNQSKILQDRDNLADPADVAMDGYKALMNGDDKIVSGLNNKLTVAMSNLSTDSLAAHRMSEMQKPVTEK; encoded by the coding sequence ATGGAAACTAAAACAAACTACGTTCTTATAACCGGTGCAACCAGCGGTATCGGCTATGAACTTTCAAAATTATTTGCGAAGGACGGTTACAACCTTATTATCGTCAGCAGGAATCACGAGCACCTTGTGCAAAAAGAGAAGGAACTGAGGAATTATGGCGTCGATGTGATATCGATTGCTAAGAATCTTTTTCAGTCAAGCGATGTCTATTCGCTTTATGCAGAACTTACCCTCAACGGGATAAGCCCTGAGATACTGGTGAATGATGCGGGGCAAGGCTATTACGGTAAATTTGAGGAGACCGATATTCACCGTGAGATCGATATCGTAAATCTCAATATCATCTCTGTGCTCATCCTTACCAAGCTTTTTATCAAAGACAGGATAGGCAAGGGGTCAGGAAAGATATTGAATCTCTCATCGATTGCGAGCAAGGCGCCAGGACCCTGGCATTCAGTGTATCACGGTACCAAAGCATTCATTCAATCCTGGACAGAGGGGATCAGGGAAGAATTGAAGGACACCGGCGTTACTGTGACAGCGTTGCTGCCGGGACCTACAGATACTGATTTTTTCAATAAGGCCAGTATGAACCAGAGCAAGATCCTGCAAGACCGCGACAATCTCGCAGATCCTGCAGATGTTGCAATGGATGGTTACAAGGCTTTGATGAATGGGGATGATAAGATAGTGTCAGGTCTCAACAACAAACTGACCGTGGCAATGTCCAACTTATCCACAGACAGTTTAGCGGCACATAGAATGAGTGAAATGCAAAAACCGGTAACAGAAAAATAA
- a CDS encoding CinA family protein: MKFSEILLQKISYYLRDRNEKISIAESVTSGALQLAFSQMPGAEQFFEGGTTVYTIDQKVKHLNIDYDEANAVNCVSKNITETMAINVAKLFRTEWSIATTGYSTPVPESGNDIFAFYAVSYKGEVVLSDRIELHPLTKPMDAQSYFTECALSSLRCEVKRPFPQTH, from the coding sequence ATGAAATTTTCAGAAATACTATTGCAAAAGATCAGCTATTATTTAAGAGACAGAAATGAAAAGATCTCTATCGCCGAAAGTGTGACCTCCGGAGCTCTTCAGCTCGCCTTTTCGCAAATGCCAGGTGCGGAACAATTTTTCGAGGGAGGGACGACCGTCTACACTATTGATCAGAAAGTCAAGCACCTTAATATTGACTATGATGAGGCAAATGCTGTTAATTGTGTTTCCAAAAATATTACGGAGACAATGGCAATCAACGTCGCCAAGCTGTTCAGAACTGAATGGTCAATTGCCACTACGGGATATTCAACACCGGTACCTGAATCTGGAAATGATATTTTTGCTTTTTATGCTGTAAGTTATAAGGGAGAGGTTGTATTATCGGACCGCATTGAACTTCACCCGCTAACAAAGCCTATGGATGCCCAGAGTTATTTTACCGAATGTGCCTTGAGCAGCCTGAGGTGCGAAGTAAAACGACCCTTTCCGCAAACACATTAA
- a CDS encoding Crp/Fnr family transcriptional regulator, translating into MVIKQCILESVGAFTQNYDSAEPIFLENDVPKFYFQIIEGKVKLNNYNAEGKEVLHNILENGQSVGESSLFLDGTYPVNAIALTSSKVLKLPRSAFIDLLLTNPEISMEINKRISSFLHFKHVMGQIICTHNPMAKIKALLDYLKSIHKDKEPFSFQVPFTRQEMANLTGLCVETTIRTVKTMEMNNIVKIRNRKILY; encoded by the coding sequence ATGGTTATCAAACAATGTATTCTTGAGTCGGTCGGCGCATTTACACAAAATTACGACTCTGCCGAACCCATTTTTTTGGAAAACGACGTTCCAAAATTCTACTTCCAGATCATAGAAGGTAAAGTAAAACTTAACAATTACAATGCTGAGGGAAAAGAAGTGCTCCACAATATCCTTGAAAATGGACAAAGCGTAGGAGAATCCTCACTTTTCCTTGATGGCACCTACCCGGTAAATGCCATTGCGCTCACTTCGTCTAAGGTTTTAAAACTGCCTCGATCCGCCTTCATTGATCTTTTGCTGACCAATCCTGAGATAAGCATGGAAATCAATAAGCGCATCTCCAGTTTCCTTCATTTTAAACATGTCATGGGACAGATCATCTGCACGCACAATCCCATGGCCAAGATCAAGGCGTTGCTGGATTATCTGAAAAGTATCCACAAGGACAAAGAACCTTTTTCTTTTCAGGTTCCGTTTACACGTCAGGAAATGGCGAACTTGACGGGGCTCTGTGTAGAGACCACTATCCGAACCGTCAAAACAATGGAAATGAACAACATCGTCAAGATCAGGAATAGAAAGATCCTTTACTAG
- a CDS encoding Crp/Fnr family transcriptional regulator, with translation MLISEELLLSYGAEYENFDRGDIIFDEGQTPKNYYQVVKGRIKLNHYNDDGKELILAILERGLSVCELLLFIDKKYPVNAVVIEAGTVLTLPKAAFSIMLDENPGVSKDINIFLSERLYYKYLMVENNASLYADVRIKGVLDYHKSFSKDHSPFSFKVPLTRQQIAAMTGLRVETVIRTIKNLEKKDVLKIRDRRIYY, from the coding sequence ATGCTAATCTCAGAAGAATTGCTTTTAAGCTACGGCGCGGAATATGAGAATTTCGACCGTGGCGATATTATATTTGACGAAGGACAAACACCAAAAAATTATTATCAGGTGGTAAAAGGCAGGATAAAGCTGAACCATTATAACGATGATGGCAAGGAGTTGATTCTGGCTATTTTGGAGCGAGGCCTCAGCGTTTGCGAGCTTTTACTTTTTATTGACAAAAAATATCCCGTGAATGCAGTCGTTATAGAAGCAGGAACAGTCTTAACGCTTCCAAAGGCTGCCTTTTCTATAATGCTGGATGAAAATCCCGGTGTTTCCAAAGACATCAATATATTTCTTTCGGAACGGCTGTATTATAAATATCTGATGGTTGAGAATAATGCGTCCCTATACGCAGACGTGCGGATCAAAGGTGTGTTGGATTATCACAAAAGTTTCAGCAAGGACCACAGTCCCTTCTCTTTTAAAGTACCATTGACAAGACAACAGATTGCTGCTATGACAGGACTGCGGGTCGAAACGGTTATTCGGACAATAAAAAACCTTGAAAAGAAAGACGTATTGAAAATCAGAGACCGGCGCATCTATTATTGA
- a CDS encoding Crp/Fnr family transcriptional regulator, whose amino-acid sequence MVIDQCILESRGAVIVEYGINDLIFLEGDILKYYYQIIEGKVKLNNYTDDGKEILQNNIDEGMSFGEYLLFLENARSPVNAVALTSCKISKLPKASFLGLIEEFPNLGLDINHSISEHIHFRNIIGKSAAQRSSHKLIALLDHLKSKQPNTEPFSFMVPLTRQEMANLTGLCVETTIKMIKKMEKENLLKIVNRKIYY is encoded by the coding sequence ATGGTTATCGATCAGTGTATATTGGAATCAAGAGGCGCAGTTATAGTAGAGTATGGTATTAACGATCTTATCTTTCTCGAAGGCGATATTTTAAAATATTATTACCAGATTATTGAGGGAAAGGTCAAGCTCAATAATTACACCGACGACGGCAAGGAAATACTTCAGAACAATATTGATGAAGGTATGAGTTTCGGAGAATACCTCTTATTTTTGGAAAATGCACGCAGTCCCGTGAATGCAGTAGCGTTGACCAGCTGCAAAATTTCGAAGTTGCCGAAAGCCTCTTTCCTAGGCCTTATTGAGGAATTCCCGAATCTGGGTTTGGATATCAACCACAGCATATCCGAACATATACATTTCAGAAATATTATTGGCAAAAGCGCAGCGCAGCGCTCTTCCCATAAACTGATAGCGTTGCTGGACCACCTTAAAAGCAAGCAACCCAACACGGAACCCTTTTCATTTATGGTTCCACTTACCAGGCAGGAGATGGCCAATCTTACAGGTTTGTGCGTGGAAACGACGATTAAAATGATCAAAAAAATGGAGAAGGAAAATCTATTGAAAATCGTTAACCGGAAGATCTATTACTGA
- a CDS encoding NAD(P)/FAD-dependent oxidoreductase — MESGNNIIIIGGGFAGVELVERLIRSNQKQHVILVDKNNYNFFPPLLYQVATGFLDVSNISYPFRKHFRGHSNFTFRMGELKEIRPNENKIILNNGELSYSKLILATGTVTNYFGNENIRKNALPMKTISDAINLKNILLEKLEKASRASSTEEKKKLTTFVVAGGGPTGVEVAGMLSELRKNILFKDYPELKNELFEIYLIDGLPTILAPMSKESQRYATDSLKAIGVIIKLGQVVKDYTDDIVQLADGTTIETSNLIWTAGVTAEVFPGLPENSYGQGKRLVTDGTNKVVGYNNIYAIGDTSIMTSDPAFPKGHPQLAQVAIQQAKLLASNIISEKKDQKLKSFIYNDKGSMAIIRRNRAVADLNGPIKHFNGFIAWLAWVFIHLMSLMNVRNKITTFLNWLNSYTTKDQPLRMIIDPSKKNT, encoded by the coding sequence ATGGAAAGTGGCAATAATATTATCATAATAGGAGGAGGATTTGCCGGTGTCGAACTGGTGGAACGTTTAATTAGATCTAATCAGAAACAACATGTCATATTGGTAGACAAAAACAACTACAACTTTTTCCCTCCATTGCTGTATCAGGTAGCTACAGGCTTTTTGGACGTCTCAAATATCAGCTATCCGTTCAGAAAACATTTCAGGGGTCATTCCAATTTTACATTCAGGATGGGAGAGCTCAAAGAAATAAGACCAAACGAAAACAAGATCATCTTGAATAATGGGGAACTTTCATATTCCAAATTAATATTGGCGACTGGAACGGTCACAAATTATTTCGGAAATGAAAATATAAGAAAGAACGCACTTCCTATGAAAACTATTTCAGACGCCATAAATCTTAAAAATATACTTCTGGAAAAGTTGGAAAAGGCATCACGTGCATCCAGTACGGAAGAGAAGAAAAAGCTGACGACATTCGTAGTGGCCGGTGGCGGGCCTACTGGTGTTGAAGTAGCAGGAATGCTGAGCGAACTTCGAAAAAATATCCTGTTCAAAGATTATCCTGAATTAAAAAATGAATTATTCGAGATCTACCTCATCGACGGTCTTCCAACCATTTTAGCCCCTATGAGCAAGGAATCGCAGAGATACGCAACAGATTCCTTAAAAGCAATCGGAGTGATCATAAAATTGGGTCAGGTGGTTAAAGATTATACAGATGACATTGTACAACTTGCAGACGGCACGACGATAGAAACTTCAAATCTGATCTGGACCGCAGGCGTAACAGCTGAAGTTTTCCCGGGTCTTCCAGAGAATTCCTATGGACAAGGGAAACGGCTGGTAACAGATGGAACCAATAAAGTGGTAGGCTATAATAATATATACGCAATTGGCGATACGAGCATTATGACCAGCGATCCGGCATTTCCAAAGGGGCATCCGCAGCTGGCGCAGGTAGCGATCCAGCAGGCCAAGCTTCTTGCATCCAATATCATATCAGAAAAAAAAGATCAGAAATTGAAATCATTTATTTACAATGATAAAGGATCTATGGCAATTATCAGAAGAAATAGGGCAGTGGCAGACCTGAATGGACCAATAAAACATTTCAACGGCTTTATTGCCTGGCTGGCCTGGGTCTTTATCCATTTGATGTCCCTGATGAATGTCAGAAACAAGATCACCACATTTTTGAACTGGCTGAATTCTTATACCACCAAAGATCAGCCGCTGAGAATGATTATCGACCCTTCAAAAAAGAATACATAA
- a CDS encoding PA2169 family four-helix-bundle protein, with the protein MENSKTISVLNDLLHIINDRLQGFEKVEGKVWEKSHKLQDQYEHFTSQCKVMKNEIINLITERGGNANDSASFSGSLHRAWIDLKNSFIVAHLEESTLQNVLFGENAAIQAYQEALDSDDLDSESSAIVSEQLKKIKDSCHEFKGIADNFKA; encoded by the coding sequence ATGGAAAATTCAAAAACAATTTCAGTTTTAAATGACCTTCTCCATATTATCAATGACCGTTTGCAAGGTTTTGAAAAGGTCGAAGGTAAAGTTTGGGAAAAGAGTCATAAGCTACAGGATCAATATGAGCATTTTACCAGTCAGTGCAAAGTGATGAAAAACGAGATCATCAATCTGATCACTGAACGAGGAGGCAATGCGAATGATTCAGCTTCGTTCTCCGGTAGTCTGCACAGAGCTTGGATCGATCTCAAAAATTCTTTTATTGTAGCCCATTTGGAAGAGTCAACTTTACAAAATGTCCTCTTTGGGGAAAATGCTGCGATACAGGCTTATCAGGAAGCTTTGGACAGTGATGATCTGGACAGTGAAAGTTCTGCGATCGTTTCCGAGCAACTCAAAAAGATCAAAGATTCCTGCCATGAGTTCAAAGGAATTGCAGACAATTTCAAAGCATGA
- a CDS encoding zinc-dependent alcohol dehydrogenase, which translates to MKAAVFHAPGKITCDTVEDPKIEDQNDIILKVTSTAICGSDLHMYSGGMPQLKPMVMGHEFMGIVEDVGKNITHIQVGDRVVVPFPIACGGCYFCEHDLPSACENSNTDHYGPEGGILTEKGGGMFGYTDLYGGYSGGQAQYVRVPYANFGPRKVPENLTDEQVLFLTDIFPTGYTGVMWGDLKGGETVAIFGAGPVGSMSVKSAILHNAKKVIVIDTLQYRLDQIKKLTGCETILWESAQQTVEEIRNLTDGRGADLCIDAVGFEPERNLLDKAKAVLNFEKGSIKVLEACMSGVRRGGFVSVLGVYPVNYDNFRLGQIFDKGITMKAGQSPVHAIINKLLKYVETGQVTLDDIITHRLSLDEVAKGYEIFHKKEDGCVKVVLDPWI; encoded by the coding sequence ATGAAAGCAGCAGTTTTTCACGCACCAGGTAAAATTACCTGTGACACGGTTGAAGATCCAAAGATCGAGGATCAAAATGATATTATTTTAAAAGTGACTTCCACAGCCATTTGCGGCAGTGATCTCCATATGTATTCCGGAGGGATGCCGCAGCTGAAACCTATGGTTATGGGTCACGAATTTATGGGCATTGTTGAAGATGTCGGCAAAAACATCACACATATTCAGGTTGGAGATCGGGTGGTAGTCCCGTTTCCTATTGCATGTGGCGGCTGTTATTTCTGCGAACATGATCTTCCTAGCGCTTGTGAGAACAGCAACACCGACCATTACGGTCCGGAGGGAGGGATCCTGACCGAAAAGGGAGGCGGGATGTTCGGCTATACTGACCTTTATGGTGGTTACAGCGGCGGGCAGGCGCAATATGTCCGGGTTCCTTATGCTAACTTCGGGCCCAGAAAAGTTCCGGAAAATTTGACTGATGAACAAGTGCTTTTCCTGACAGATATTTTCCCTACGGGCTACACAGGCGTGATGTGGGGAGATCTGAAAGGAGGCGAAACCGTTGCAATCTTCGGTGCCGGTCCTGTGGGCTCGATGTCCGTAAAAAGTGCCATCCTTCACAATGCCAAAAAAGTTATCGTAATCGATACGCTGCAATACAGGCTTGACCAGATCAAAAAATTAACTGGCTGCGAAACTATTTTGTGGGAAAGTGCACAACAGACCGTTGAAGAAATCAGAAATCTGACGGATGGCAGAGGAGCCGATCTTTGCATAGATGCGGTTGGTTTTGAACCGGAAAGAAATTTATTAGATAAAGCAAAAGCGGTATTGAACTTTGAAAAAGGCTCTATAAAGGTCTTGGAGGCTTGCATGAGCGGCGTTCGAAGAGGCGGATTTGTATCGGTCTTAGGTGTGTATCCTGTCAACTACGATAATTTCAGATTGGGACAGATATTTGACAAGGGAATCACTATGAAAGCTGGACAGTCTCCTGTTCATGCGATAATAAACAAGCTTTTAAAATATGTAGAAACAGGACAGGTTACATTAGATGACATCATCACACATAGGCTCAGTTTAGATGAAGTCGCCAAGGGCTACGAAATTTTTCACAAAAAAGAAGACGGCTGTGTGAAGGTGGTTTTGGATCCCTGGATATGA
- a CDS encoding catalase, producing MENDNSRANDNTKLEQLQDHTTDTTDNLLTTNQGLKIHNNQDSLKAGERGPSLLEDFILREKITHFDHERIPERIVHARGSGAHGTFKLTKSLSKYTKAKFLSEEGKETPVFVRFSTVAGSRGSTDLARDVRGFAVKFYTEEGNYDLVANNMPVFFIQDAIKFPDLIHAVKPEPDNEIPQAASAHDTFWDFISLMPESMHMIMWLMSDRAIPRSYRMMEGFGVHTFKFINDEGKVHFVKFHFKPKLGVHSVAWDEATKISGKDPDFHRRDLWEAIENGAFAEWDFGVQVIPEEDEHKYDFDLLDPTKLVPEEEVPVELVGTLTLNRNPDNFFAETEQIAFHPGHLVPGIDFSNDPLLQGRLFSYTDTQLSRLGSPNFHEIPINRSINTVHNNQRDGHMRQQIVKGKVSYEPNSMGGGCPFQAMVKDGGFASQEERVDGKKVRARSQSFVDHYSQAKLFYNSQSGPEKKHLQNALIFELSKVTIPAIRERVVGQLAFINKDLAALVAKKIGVDVTKLKQPNGSIPADADPKTLQSPEKEPLTKSSDALSMKNTVKDSIESRVIGFIMEDGVNAADVNSLKAKLEKQGAVVQIIAGSLSTVTADDRSNFIPKHSLTSISSVCFDALYLCSGKRSSDNLLNEDNKPGTIHFVNEAYKHCKAIYFGKETDGVLKASNIANKKHEDPAIISSENKKSDEAFITAIANHRVWELETERNNPA from the coding sequence ATGGAAAACGACAATTCTAGAGCCAACGATAACACAAAGCTCGAACAGCTTCAAGATCATACCACTGATACCACGGATAATCTGCTGACCACAAATCAAGGTCTGAAGATCCATAACAATCAAGACTCTCTAAAGGCTGGAGAAAGAGGACCAAGTCTTCTGGAAGATTTCATACTGCGCGAAAAGATCACCCATTTCGACCACGAAAGAATTCCAGAAAGGATCGTTCACGCGAGAGGTTCTGGCGCGCACGGTACATTTAAACTGACGAAGAGCCTGTCCAAGTATACAAAGGCAAAATTCTTATCGGAAGAAGGGAAAGAGACACCGGTTTTCGTTCGTTTTTCGACCGTTGCAGGGAGCAGGGGAAGTACAGATCTGGCAAGGGACGTTCGTGGATTTGCGGTCAAGTTCTATACAGAAGAGGGCAACTATGACCTGGTTGCCAATAATATGCCGGTGTTCTTTATTCAGGATGCCATCAAATTTCCAGATCTAATCCACGCGGTGAAACCCGAACCGGACAATGAAATTCCACAGGCAGCATCAGCACACGATACCTTCTGGGATTTCATATCACTGATGCCGGAAAGCATGCATATGATCATGTGGCTTATGAGTGACCGAGCCATACCAAGAAGTTATAGAATGATGGAAGGTTTCGGTGTCCATACCTTTAAGTTCATTAATGATGAAGGAAAAGTACATTTTGTTAAATTCCATTTCAAACCGAAATTGGGCGTTCACTCAGTAGCTTGGGATGAGGCAACGAAAATTTCTGGTAAAGATCCGGATTTTCACAGGAGAGATCTGTGGGAGGCAATTGAGAATGGTGCTTTTGCGGAATGGGATTTTGGTGTCCAGGTTATTCCTGAGGAAGATGAGCATAAATATGATTTTGATTTATTGGATCCTACAAAACTAGTTCCTGAAGAAGAAGTTCCAGTAGAATTAGTAGGAACTTTGACACTTAACAGAAATCCTGATAATTTCTTTGCGGAAACAGAACAGATCGCTTTCCATCCGGGACATTTGGTTCCGGGAATAGATTTTAGTAATGATCCTTTATTACAAGGCAGATTATTCTCTTATACCGATACGCAGTTATCAAGATTAGGATCGCCTAACTTCCACGAAATTCCGATCAACAGGTCTATCAATACTGTTCATAATAACCAGCGTGATGGCCACATGCGCCAGCAAATTGTCAAAGGAAAAGTGAGTTACGAGCCCAATTCTATGGGTGGTGGCTGTCCTTTCCAAGCGATGGTGAAAGACGGCGGTTTTGCCTCACAGGAAGAAAGGGTAGATGGCAAAAAAGTTCGTGCGAGAAGCCAGAGTTTCGTAGATCACTATTCTCAGGCAAAGTTATTTTACAACAGCCAGTCCGGCCCAGAAAAGAAACATCTTCAGAATGCTTTAATATTTGAATTGTCAAAAGTAACAATTCCTGCGATCCGTGAAAGAGTAGTCGGGCAATTGGCATTCATCAATAAAGATCTAGCGGCTTTGGTGGCTAAAAAAATTGGTGTGGATGTTACCAAACTAAAACAACCCAATGGCAGTATTCCTGCAGATGCAGATCCGAAAACACTTCAGAGTCCGGAAAAAGAACCTTTAACAAAAAGTTCTGATGCTTTGAGTATGAAAAATACGGTTAAAGATTCTATCGAAAGCCGGGTAATTGGTTTTATTATGGAAGACGGCGTGAATGCTGCCGATGTCAATTCTTTAAAAGCTAAACTTGAAAAACAAGGTGCAGTAGTCCAGATTATCGCCGGAAGCCTCTCAACAGTTACAGCAGATGACAGATCTAATTTTATTCCAAAACACTCTCTTACAAGTATATCCAGTGTTTGCTTTGATGCCCTGTATCTGTGCAGTGGTAAAAGATCTTCGGATAATTTACTGAATGAAGATAACAAACCCGGAACAATCCATTTCGTTAATGAGGCTTATAAACATTGTAAGGCGATCTATTTTGGAAAAGAGACGGATGGTGTTTTAAAGGCTAGTAATATAGCCAATAAAAAACATGAAGATCCAGCCATCATCAGTTCAGAAAACAAAAAATCTGATGAGGCTTTCATAACAGCTATTGCAAATCACAGAGTTTGGGAATTGGAAACAGAAAGAAATAATCCAGCTTAA